A stretch of Physeter macrocephalus isolate SW-GA chromosome 6, ASM283717v5, whole genome shotgun sequence DNA encodes these proteins:
- the BIN2 gene encoding bridging integrator 2, whose protein sequence is MAEGRASGAAGLFARQVQKKFSRAQEKVLQKLGKTVETKDERFEQNANNFYQQQVEGHKLYKDLKNFLSAVKVMHESSKRVSETLQEIYSSKWDGHEELKAIVANNDLLWEDYEEKLSDQALRTMENYVAQFSEIKERIAKRGRKLVDYDSARHHLEAVQNAKKKDEAKTAKAEEEFNKAQVVFEDLNQELLEELPVLYNSRIGCYVTIFQNISNLRDVFFREMSKLNHNLYEVMSKLEKQHSDKVFVVKGLSSSNRRSLVISPPVRTSTVSSPLTSPTSPSALSLKSEKDSTSASEEELASDPAQGEDDSDIKKEPLKDKEIEEEAEASSSEEEEPLLAFNGPSQAQSSPTVEGGESQEEILPCSPAPSPGRALIPSEQASSFPEVVLRTRTSSEGSEQPKGASLQRASAPPDRPPPPRAAPSPRSSLGNIPYSPTASEPSSPTSPRASLGAETPSPRASLEASPDPQPPEKPARTPEVGEKENTDNLNPEELCTAPTLMICQNQGLQLHVSAVPEESSVIAPEPQEEVSTIQNAQL, encoded by the exons GTGGAAGGCCACAAGCTATACAAGGACCTGAAGAACTTCCTCAGTGCAGTCAAAG TGATGCATGAAAGTTCAAAGAGAGTGTCAGAAACCCTGCAGGAGATCTACAGCAGCAAGTGGGATGGTCATGAGGAGCTGAAGGCCATCGTAGCG AATAATGATCTCCTTTGGGAAGACTATGAAGAGAAACTATCTGACCAGGCTTTGAGGACCATGGAAAACTATGTAGCCCAATTCAGCGAGATTAAG GAAAGAATTGCCAAACGGGGCCGGAAACTCGTGGACTATGACAGTGCCCGACACCACCTGGAGGCGGTACAGAATGCCAAGAAGAAAGATGAGGCCAAGACTGCCAAG GCAGAGGAAGAGTTCAACAAAGCCCAGGTTGTATTTGAAGATCTGAACCAGGAACTACTAGAGGAGCTGCCTGTTCTTTACAATAG TCGTATTGGCTGTTATGTGACCATCTTCCAAAACATTTCCAACTTGAGAGACGTCTTCTTCAGGGAAATGAGCAAG CTGAACCACAATCTGTACGAGGTGATGAGCAAACTGGAGAAGCAACATTCTGATAAAGTCTTTGTGGTGAAGGGACTCTCAAG CAGCAACAGACGCTCTCTAGTCATCTCTCCCCCAGTTCGAACATCTACAGTCTCCAGCCCTCTTACCTCACCTACCAGTCCCTCTGCACTTTCCTTGAAGAGTGAGAAGGACTCCACCTCAGCAAGTGAGGAAGAGCTGGCATCTGATCCAGCCCAGGGAGAAGATGACTCGGATATTAAAAAAGAGCCCTTAAAAGACAAGGAGATAGAGGAGGAGGCTGAAGCAAGCTCCTCTGAGGAGGAAGAGCCTCTGCTAGCTTTCAAtggcccctcccaggcccagtCCTCACCCACCGTTGAGGGTGGAGAGTCCCAGGAGGAAATTCTCCCTTGCTCCCCAGCTCCATCACCAGGCAGAGCTCTGATCCCTTCAGAGCAGGCCTCATCTTTCCCAGAAGTAGTCCTCCGAACCCGCACCTCAAGCGAAGGATCTGAACAGCCAAAGGGAGCCTCTTTGCAGAGGGCCTCAGCACCGCCTGATAGGCCTCCTCCACCCAGAGCCGCTCCCAGCCCCAGGTCCTCCTTAGGGAACATTCCCTACAGCCCTACAGCCTCTGAACCGAGTTCACCCACCAGCCCTAGGGCCTCCTTGGGGGCTGAGACTCCAAGTCCTAGGGCCTCCTTAGAGGCCTCTCCTGATCCACAGCCACCAGAGAAGCCAGCAAGAACTCCTGAGGtcggagaaaaggaaaacaccgATAATCTGAACCCAGAAGAACTTTGTACTGCCCCAACCTTGATGATCTGTCAG AACCAAGGTCTTCAGCTTCATGTCTCTGCGGTTCCAGAAGAGAGCAGCGTCATAGCACCCGAGCCTCAAGAAGAG GTGTCTACCATTCAAAATGCACAACTCTGA